A section of the Methanosarcina mazei S-6 genome encodes:
- a CDS encoding alkyl sulfatase dimerization domain-containing protein produces MKFSTYMVLLFAAFVCMICISTSVTAFEPEKVEVNPELENFTAQFLPPQVLNVTDGVYVARGYNRDNPVLIEGKDGLIIVDPGESLQAAEVVKEAYNKQLNNIFDRKPVKAVIYTHHHDCHIHGASVFADNDTEIIAHDLLDDTLYYDWYGQLFPSRAEGGMMMLGGLYGNDSDWYAGGALFYKQIRGPSGYMPPTITVNDTLETNIAGVDFNIFSAPGETRDVLVIWLPEKKTLVQIANCYEAFPAITTMRGAVMRNPLDYIDSIDLYRSFDAEYMVSLHGPNPVVVGKDNISHTLTSYRDAIQFIHDQTVQNMNKGMTPGEIIEVVKLPPHLANDPYLQEYYGSVERDIYEIFWWYRGYYTGKSRDMYPQSPTEEAEMAAELAGGVDELTAKAGNALDEGNLEWALVLADDVLLLDPDNSEAREIKNSTMIALAENTKNVQERNYLLSEYLVETGQAAYPASGKPKLAFANMEDKAVTYMPMDTLFRIMAVSLDASRSLDKEITVGLQLTDMKNTESSDYALYVRKGIVEIQPEVPEDADFTITTSSMVWKNLVLGKLDPQKAVSDGKVKISGADSKAFYEFMALFNE; encoded by the coding sequence ATGAAGTTCAGTACATATATGGTTCTATTATTTGCTGCCTTTGTATGTATGATATGCATATCAACATCAGTGACAGCATTTGAACCTGAAAAGGTAGAAGTTAATCCTGAACTGGAGAACTTCACAGCGCAATTCTTACCACCTCAGGTCCTTAATGTTACTGATGGGGTTTACGTTGCACGTGGCTACAACAGGGATAATCCTGTACTTATAGAGGGTAAAGACGGGCTTATTATTGTTGATCCTGGGGAAAGCTTACAGGCCGCAGAGGTTGTCAAAGAAGCATATAATAAGCAATTGAATAACATCTTTGACAGGAAGCCTGTAAAAGCAGTCATCTATACTCACCACCATGACTGCCACATCCACGGGGCTTCTGTTTTTGCCGATAACGACACTGAAATTATTGCTCACGATCTGCTGGACGATACCCTGTACTATGATTGGTACGGTCAGCTGTTTCCCAGCAGAGCCGAAGGTGGCATGATGATGCTGGGGGGCTTATATGGTAATGATTCTGACTGGTATGCAGGTGGTGCACTTTTCTATAAGCAGATCCGGGGACCTTCAGGTTATATGCCGCCTACAATAACTGTCAATGATACGCTGGAAACAAATATTGCAGGAGTGGATTTCAATATCTTTTCAGCTCCGGGTGAGACCCGTGATGTGCTTGTCATCTGGCTCCCGGAGAAGAAAACCCTGGTCCAGATCGCCAACTGTTACGAGGCATTCCCGGCAATTACCACCATGAGAGGGGCAGTCATGAGGAATCCGCTGGATTATATCGATAGCATAGACCTTTACCGCAGCTTTGATGCTGAATATATGGTCTCGCTCCATGGTCCCAATCCCGTTGTGGTCGGGAAAGATAATATAAGCCATACCTTAACCAGCTATCGTGATGCTATCCAGTTTATCCATGACCAGACAGTGCAAAACATGAACAAAGGTATGACACCGGGGGAAATCATAGAAGTGGTTAAGCTGCCGCCTCATCTGGCGAACGATCCTTATTTGCAGGAATATTATGGAAGTGTTGAAAGAGATATATACGAGATTTTCTGGTGGTATAGAGGATACTACACAGGCAAATCCAGAGATATGTATCCACAGTCTCCCACAGAAGAAGCCGAAATGGCGGCTGAGCTGGCAGGCGGGGTTGACGAGCTAACAGCTAAAGCCGGAAATGCCCTGGACGAAGGCAATCTTGAATGGGCCCTGGTACTTGCTGACGATGTTCTTCTACTTGACCCGGATAATTCTGAGGCGCGTGAGATAAAGAATTCAACGATGATTGCCCTTGCAGAAAATACTAAGAACGTTCAGGAACGCAATTATCTCCTATCCGAGTATCTCGTGGAGACGGGACAGGCAGCATATCCGGCAAGTGGGAAACCGAAGCTTGCTTTTGCCAATATGGAGGATAAAGCCGTTACCTATATGCCAATGGATACTCTCTTCAGGATAATGGCTGTCAGTCTTGATGCCTCCAGGAGCCTGGACAAGGAAATTACTGTTGGGCTTCAGCTAACAGACATGAAAAACACTGAATCTTCTGACTATGCCCTGTACGTCCGCAAGGGCATTGTTGAGATTCAGCCCGAGGTCCCGGAAGATGCTGATTTTACCATTACCACCAGTTCAATGGTATGGAAGAATCTGGTTCTGGGAAAACTCGATCCTCAGAAAGCCGTTTCTGACGGAAAGGTGAAAATTTCCGGAGCAGATTCAAAGGCATTCTATGAATTTATGGCCTTATTTAATGAGTAG